CGACGAAGCTCTTCACGGCGCCGAACAGGCCGTCGCGCAGGCCGGATTCGTGGGTGCCGCCGCTGACCGTCGGAATCAGGTTGACGTAGGATTCGCGCACCACGGCGCCTTCCTCGGTCCAGGCCACGACCCAGGCCGCGCCTTCGCCCTCGGCGAAACCCTCGTCGCCGGCGGCCGCATACTGCGCGCCCTCGAACAGCGGAATCACGGTCTGGCCGTTGGTCGCGGTCTGCGCCAGCGCCTCGGTGAGATAGCCGCGCAAGCCTTCGTCGTAGCGCCAGGTCTGGACGTCGCCGGTCTTGCCGTTGGTGAGTGTGACGGTGACGCCCGGCAGCAGCACGGCCTTCGAGCGCAGCAGGCGCTGCAGCTCGGCCAGCGGGATGTTGGGTGAATCGAAGTATTTGCCGTCCGGCCAGGCGGTGACGCGGGTGCCGTTCTTCTTGCCGCCGCGCTCGGGCGGAGCCGACGTCAGCGGCTCGATCACGTCGCCGTCGGCGAACACCAGCTTGTGGATGCCGTTGCCGCCCTCGTCCTTGCGCCAGACGGTGATCTCCAGGCGTTTCGACAGCGCGTTGGTGACCGACACGCCGACGCCGTGCAGGCCGCCCGAGAACGCGTAGGCGCCGCCGCTGCCCTTGTCGAACTTGCCGCCGGCGTGCAGGCGCGTGAACACGATCTCGACCGTGGACACGCCTTCTTCCGGGTGGATGCCCACCGGGATGCCGCGGCCGTCGTCCTCGACCGTGATCGAGCCGTCCGCGTTCATCGTCACCGCGATGTTCTTGCAGTGGCCGCCCAGCGCCTCGTCGGAAGCGTTGTCGATGACTTCCTGGATGATGTGCAGCGGATTCTCGGTGCGCGTGTACATGCCCGGACGCTGCTTGACGGGTTCCAGTCCCTTCAGGACGCGGATGGATGATTCGCTATAGTCGGTTGCGTTTTTCTTGGTGGCCATGCTGGATCGTGAGGTTGCAAATGCGTGCGCATTTTATCTTGTCGCGTGGAAAATAAGCGACTCCCGAAAATGGACTGGAAGCCATCAGTGGCATCCTGAACACGTCTCTCGAGAAAAAGGACTGTATGGAAATACAGTATTTTTGCCTGTTGTACGGAAGTTTGCAAGGGTTTGCGTGTTTTGCCAAGTAGGATTTGCCGCAGCTTGACGCCCACCAAGATGGGGCCTTGCCGTCCGGCGGCAAGGCCGATGCGAGCGGGAAGGGCTGCAGGTCTGTGTCGAAGCGACATTTTTTCTCGATCCAAATCGTGCGCGGCCATGGGCGGCGATATAGTGGGGCCATGGCAGAGGACATCGACAAGCCGCAAGGCGCGCCCGATCCGGAAGCCCCTTCCGGTCCCGGCGGCCCGGCGCGCGTGCCCGACCGGCGCGCCCGGGGCGGCGCGGCGCGTTACCTGCGCAGCAGCGACACGCCGTGGAACCTGGCGGGGCGCGTGCTGCAATCGCGCTGGCGCGCGCTGACCGACCGTTTCCAGCGCGATTTCATGCGGCGCACGCTGCGCATCGGCGTGTCGGCGCGCATCTATCACCCGGAGCCGGGCGCCACCGGCCTGCGCAGCAAGAACCTGCAATACCTGGAAGAATCGATCGCGCAATGGGTCATGTCGCGCGACGTGCTGGTGTTCATGGTGCCGACCGTGAATACAAACGGTCTGCTGCATCCGAGCAACATCACCCTGCGCCACTATGCGCGCCACCTGGACGGCCTGGTGCTGCAGGGCGGCGCCGACGTGTCGCCCATGACCTATTCCGAAACGCCGACCCGGCCCGAGTGGAACGGCGACCGCGCGCGCGACCTGTACGAGCTCGAACTCCTGCACGAGTTCGTCGACGCCGGCAAGCCGGTGCTGGGCATCTGCCGCGGCTGCCAGCTGATCAATGTCGCCTTCGGCGGCACCCTGTACCAGGACGTGGCCACCAACCTGCCCGGGTCCCGGCCGCACGTGCACGACCTCTACGACGCGCACCGCCACGACATTGTGTTCCCGCCCGGTTCTTCCTTGGCAGGGATGTTCCCCAGGAACCAGCGCGCGGTGGTGAACTCGATCCACCACCAGGCCGTCAAGGACCTGGGCCGCGACATCCACGTCGAGGCGATGTCCGATCCGGACGGCGTGGTGGAAGCGATCCGCTACCAGCGTGCGCCCTTCGTGATGGGCTTGCAGTGGCACCCGGAATTCCACCGCGCCGGCGGCGGAGAATTGCTCGACTGTACGCCGGTGCTGGACGAATTCCTGCGTGCTGCGCGCGAGACGCGGCTGTAATTCCATCCCACCCATCACTCGCTTTCGATCAACAAGCCAGCGAATTCGCTTGCCTTGCCTCGTACTCCCACGCATAATCTAAATGAGAATCATTCTCAAGACAGCCGAGCCGTGACCAACCGAGGGAGAATTCGATGGACGATGATTACCTGGACGAACTGCGATTGCCGAACGCGTCGCGCGACCAGAACGCCGTGCTGGTCGCGGCACTGCTGCACCTGATGTCGCACTACACGACCAGGAGCAGCGAAGGGCCGTGCGTCAAGCTGGCCTCGGTGATCGAGCGCCACCTGACCGCGCTGGCGCGCCTGCCAGACGCCGATCCGGTGCTGCGCGCGACCTGCGAGCAACTCAGCGCCAAATGGGCCGGCCTGGTCGACAGCGCCATGCCGGTCGCGCCCAGGCGCCCGCTGCTGGCGCGCCTCCTGCGCGCGGCGCCACGCAAGGCTGAGGAGTCGTCGTCTTCGCCGGCGGCAGCGCCGCTGGCCCCGGTACCACTGTCTTCCGCAGCCGCCCTGGTTTGACCGGGCCTTAGCGGACACTCCGACGCCGCTGCATCCGCGGCCGGCGGCTAGCGCGTGCGCCACTCGCCGCGGAAGCGCCCGATGGCGGCATTCACCATGCCTTCGGCGCTGCCCTGGCGCCGGTATTGTTCGCGCAGCCAGGAAGCGTCGCTGCCGTGCGTGACGGCGTCGGCCAGGTCGCGCAGCGCGTCCAGGCTGTCCAGCGCGCGGGCGTGCGGCTCCAGCAGGCCGAGGGTGGCGAGGATGTCGTCGCGCAGCGGGACCGAGGCATAGGTCTTGGGATGGGTGACGACGCCGTCCAGGCCGAAGCGGCTGGCCTGGAAACGGTTGTAGTTGTAGACCAGGTAATCGTCTTCCGACGGCGCGTCTTCCGACGGCGCATCGTCGGACGGCGCAGCCGCAGCACGCCGCAGCAGCAGGTGGCGGCAGATCGCCTGCAGGTAGGCCGCCAGCGCCGCCGCCCGTTCGACGCTGAGCGGCGTGTCGCACACGCGCAGTTCGATCGTGCCGTATTCCGGCTTCGGCCGCAGGTCCCAGTAAAAATCCTTCATGCTCCTGACGATGCCGGTGCGTTCCATCTTGGCGAAATAGACGCCGGCGAAATCGTCCCAGCGCAGCGTGAACGGCGCCCGCCCGCTCATCGGAAACGCGTACACCGAGTTCAGGCGCGCCGAATCGAAGCCGCTGTCCTGGCCCTGCACGAAGGGCGAGGAGGCCGACAGGGCGATGAAGTGCGGGATGTAGCGCGACAGCGCGTGCAGCAGGTACAGCGCGTCGTCGCCGTTGGCGCAGCCGATGTGCACGTGCTGGCCGAACACCGTGAACTGCTTGGCCAGGTAGCCGTACAGCGACGACAGTTCCTGGAAGCGCGCCTTGGACGAGATGCGCTGTTCCGACCAATGTTGAAAGGGATGGGTGCCGCCGCCGCAGATGCCGATGTTGAGCATGTCGCTGGCCGCCACCAGCGTGTCGCGGATCGCGCCCAGTTCCGCCAGCAGCGGCCCGTGGCGGGTCTGCACGCTGGAGTTAATCTCGATCATGCTCTCGGTGATCTCCAGCGTCACGTTGCCGGGAAAGGGTTTTCGTTTCAGCAGGTGCAGCAGGTCGGTGCTGGCCGGGGTCAGGTCGAAGTCGGACAGGCTGGCCAGCTGCAGCTCGAGTTCGACGCCGAAGGTCAGCGGTTCGGACGACGTGAACGGTTCAAGCGGCATGGCGGTTCTCCGGGCGGGCGTCCGGCGGCGTTTCCGGACCGGTTGCGGGGATTTCGCGCGCCCACGCCAGCGCCCGCTGCAGGATGACCGGGCCGAACACTTCGAGCAGCATGGTCACGGCCGCCATCGCGCGCAATTCCTCGACCACCTGCACGCCGGCGTGGCGCGCGTGCTCGAGCATCAGGATCGCGAACACCGACAGCGGCGCCAGCGCCACGCCGGTGAGCACGCCCTTGCGCCAGGAAATGCCGGACAGGTGGGCGAACGCGGTCACGCCGGCGGTCTTGGTCAGCAGGCGCGCCAGTATCAGCACCAGCGCCAGCGCCAGCGCGCCGCCGGCCGCCACCCGGCGCCAGTCGAGCGTGGAGGCGACATAGACGAACAGCACCACCGTCAACAGTTCGCCGAGGGCGCCGAAGTTGCGCTGCGCCTGGCTGAAGGCGACGCGGCGGTGGCGCGCCGTCAGGCCGAAGGCGAGCGCCGCCACCACCGGCGACAGGCCGAGGGCATATGCCATCGACACCAGCAGGATCACCGCCAGCGCGAACGCCGCCGTCGCATCCTGCGTCATCTTGCCGAGCAGGCGCAGCACGGCCGGCACGGCGATGCCGAACACCGTGCCCGCAAAGGCCGACACGCCCAGCATCGCCAGGCTGTTCCACAGTGCGTCGCCGACGTCCTCGAAGGTGCGGAAGATCCACAGGCCGACGCTGGCGTTGAAGGCGAACACCGCCAGCACGCAGTCCAGCGCACACAGGTGCAGGGCGCGCTCGGTGACCTGGCCGGAGCTTTTCTGTTCGTTGATGACGCGCACCACCGTGGCCGGCGAGGTCGCCATCGACAGCGACGCCAGCATCAGCGCATGGATGCCGGCCACGCCGAACGCGCGCGCGATCAGGAACACCGCGATGCCGGTCAGGCCCGCCTCGGCCAGGCCGGCGATGCCGATCCACGGATTGGTGCGCAGCCAGCGCAGGTTGATGCGGTAACCCAGTTCGAACAGCACCAGGGCGAAGCCGACGTCGGCCAGCAGCAGCGCGTTGCCGACGCCGGCCGGCGGCAGCACGCCGAGCTGGCCGGCGGCCAGCGCGAAGCCGGCCAGCCCATAAAAACTGATGCGCGGCAGGCCGCTCCAGCGCTGCCCGAACTCGCCCGCCAGCCAGGCGACGGTGATCGCGAACGGCCAGGCGAGGCTGGCCAGGATGCCCTGCAATTGCGCCATGCAGGTTCCTTTCGCTCAACGGTGTATGTACGGCGATGCGCCGATTCTACAAGAGCGCCGGCCACGCACGATTGCGTGGGGCGGACCGTCATCGGATGCGTGGAGTACATGCCGTCTACCCTACGCTAGAATGGCGCGTCGATACGGTCCGGATCAAATCGCCCATGCCCCCTCGCTTGTACGTCCCATCTTCCACCCGCCCGCCGATCGGCCTCGCCGCCCAGCTGCTGGCCAGCCTGGCCGCCGGCGTCCTGGCCCTGGTGATCATCCACGTCAGCGGCACGCCGCTGCGCGCGCTGTTCGCCGGCCCGGTGAGGCCGGCCTACCAGATGCTGATCGGCCAGGGCCTGGCGCTGGTGGGCGGGGCGCTGGTGTATGGATTGTGGCGGGTGGACGCGCACTACGCGCTCGCCGCCATGCAGCGCCGCTACCGGCGCCTCGACCTGCGCGGGCACAATCCGCTCCTGATCGCGCTGGCCGCCGCCTTCGGCGAGGAGCTGTTGTTGCGCGCCGCGCTGCAGCCGCTGCTCGGGATCTGGATCGTGTCGCTGCTGTTCGTGCTGGCGCACGTGCCGCTGGACCAGCTGCGCCGCCTCGAGCGCGCCGCGCTGGTGCAGGCGGCGGGCGTGTTCGCCGCCGGCGTGGCGCTCGGCTTCGTCTTCGCGCGCGTCGGCCTGCTGGCGGCGATGGTGGTGCACTGGTGGGCCGCCATCGTCAGCCTGGTGCTGGCCCGCAGCAGCGTGGAACAAGGGTAGGGCGCCTTTACTTGCCCAGCAGCCGCATCGCCCGCTCCAGCCCGTCGATGGTCACCGGGAACATGCGCTCGCCCACGATCTGGCGCACGATGGCGATCGACTGGCGGTATTGCCACAGGTGTTCCGGTTCCGGGTTCAGCCAGGCGAATTTCGGGAACGCGTTGCACAGGCGCGCCAGCCATTCGGCGCCGGCTTCGTCGTTGTGGTATTCCACCGAGCCGCCCGGCGCCAGGATCTCGTAGGGGCTCATGGTGGCGTCGCCGACGAACAGCAGGCGCGTGTCGGGCGGATAGGTGCGCAGCACGTCCCGGGTCGGCATGCGCTCGCTGTGGCGGCGGCCGTTGTGCTTCCACAGGTGCTCGTACACGCAATTATGAAAGTAGAAGAAGTCGAGGTGCTTGAACTCGGATTGCGCCGCCGAGAACAGTTCCTCGGTGCGCTCGACGTGGTCGTCCATGCTGCCGCCCACGTCCAGCAGCATCAGCACCTTGATGCGGTTCCTGCGCTCGGGACGCATGCGCACGTCGAGCCAGCCGGCGTTGTTGGCGGTGGCGCGGATGGTGTCGTCCAGCGCCAGCTCGTCGGCCGCGCCCTGGCGCGCGAAGCGGCGCAGGCGGCGCAGCGCGACCTTGAGGTTGCGCGTGCCCAGTTCGCGTTCGCCGTCGTAGTCGCGGTATTCGCGCTGTTCCCACACTTTTACGGCGCTGCGCCGGCCGCCCGCGCCGCCGATGCGGATGCCCTCCGGGTTGACGCCGCCGTTGCCGAACGGCGAAGTGCCGCCGGTGCCGATCCATTTGCTGCCGCCTTCGTGGCGTTCCTTCTGCTCGTCCAGCAGTTGCTGCAGGCGCTCCAGCAGCTTGTCGTAGCCGAACTTCTGCAGCTGCGCCTTCTGCTGCGGCGTCAGCTCGCGCGCCAGGCGTTTCACCAGCCAGTCGAGCGGCACGCTTTGGCGGTCCTCGAACACGCTCTCGATGCCCTTGAAGTAGCTGCCGAAGGCGCGGTCGAACTTGTCGAAATGGGCTTCGTCCTTCACCAGCGCCAGCCGCGCCAGGTGGTAGAAGTCGTCGAGCGAGGGCGGGATCACCTGGCGCTGCAGCGCTTCCAGCAGCGTCAGGAATTCCTGGATCGTGACCGGGACCCTGGCGTCGCGCAGTGCGTAGAAGAAGTCGATCAGCATGCCGGACCGTACGCATTCAGGCGCGCGTGCAGGCGCGTGCGGATCGCCGGCCACTCGCTGCGCAGGATGCTGTACATGACGGTGTCGCGCACGCTGCCGTCGCGGCGCAGCGCGCTGTGGCGGATCACGCCATCCTTGCCGGCCCCGAGGCGTTCGATCGCCGCCTGCGAGGCCAGGTTCAGGTTGTCGGTGCGCAGGCCGACCACGGCGCAGCCGAGCGTGTCGAAGGCGTGCGCCAGCAGCATCAGCTTGCAGCTGGTGTTGACGTGGCTGCGCTGGCGGCTCCCGGCGTACCAGGTGTAGCCGATCTCGACGCGGTCGACCGCCGGCAGGATGTCGTGGTAGCTGGTGCTGCCGATGACCGTGCCGCTGGCGGCGTCGATCACGGCGAAGGCGCAGCGGTTGCTTGTTTCCAGCGCGGTGCGGATGTACTGCCCGGTTTCCTGCGGTGCCGGCACCGAGGTCACGCGCAGCGTCCACAGTTCGCCGTCGGCGGCGGCGGCGCGCAGGCCGTCCGCATGGTGCGGCGCCAGCGGTTCCAGGCGCACGCCGTTGAACGCCAGCGTGACCGGATCGACGCGGATCATCGGTTGCGCCTCGCCATCGCCACCAGGCGCTCGAACAGGTGCACGTCCTGCTCGTTCTTCAGCAGGGCGCCGTGCAGCGGCGGCACGGCCGCCTTGCCGTCCTGGGCTTGCAGCGCTTCCGGCGGGATGTCCTCGGCCAGCAGGAGCTTGAGCCAGTCGAGCAGTTCGGACGTCGACGGCTTCTTCTTCAGGCCGGCGACCTCGCGCAGTTCGTAGAAGCTGTGCAGGGCGGCGGCCAGCAGTTCCTGCTTCAGTTGCGGGTAGTGCACGTCGACGATCGCCGCCATCGTGTCGCGGTCGGGGAAGCGGATGTAGTGGAAGAAGCAGCGCCGCAAAAAGGCGTCCGGCAATTCCTTTTCGTTGTTGGAGGTAATGATCACCAGTGGCCGGTGCGTCGCCGTCACGGTCTCGCGCGTCTCGTAGACGTGGAATTCCATGCGGTCCAGTTCGCGCAGCAGGTCGTTGGGGAATTCGATGTCGGCCTTGTCGATCTCGTCGATGAGGAGCACCACCGGTTCGGGCGCCGTGAAGGCTTGCCACAGCACGCCCTTGACGATGTAGTTGTGGATGTCGCGCACGCGCTCGTCGCCCAGCTGCGAATCGCGCAGGCGCGAGACGGCATCGTATTCGTACAGGCCCTGCTGCGCCTTGGTGGTCGACTTGATGTGCCATTGCAGCAGCGGCATGCCGAGCGCGGCGGCGACCTCCTCGGCCAGCATGGTCTTGCCGGTGCCGGGCTCACCCTTGATCAGCAGCGGGCGGCCCAGGGTGAGGGCGGCGTTCACCGCCAGTTTCAGGTCATCGGTGGCGACGTAGCTGTCGCTGCCGTCGAAGCGTCGGGGTGCTGTCATGGGCGTCGGAACGGGGAGGGAAATGCCATCGAGTATATGCCAAAAATGCGGCTTCGATGCCGCCGCGGATGGGGCCGGGAAGGCTGCATCCGGGCTGAATTGCCTGGTGGACTGTGCCATCCTCTTCAGATAGAATCGGCAAGTGGTACAAACGTCAAGTTTCGTGCAGTGTGTTTTGTGCAGTGCGGTATTCGATCCACCCAACGATTGCCCAACCATGAAAAAACCACTCGCAGTAGCGGTACGCACCGCGGTACTGGCCACGGCGCTGGCATCCCTGGCCGGTGCAGCCGGCGCGGCCGACATCGTCGCCAATCCCAAGGCGGCGCCCAACAAGATCGAGCAATGCATCGGCTGCCACGGCATCCCCGGCTACAAGGCGGCGTTTCCCGAAGTATTCCAGGTGCCGATGATCGGCGGCCAGTCGGCGCGCTACATCGAGGCCGCGCTGCAGGCGTACAAGAAGGGCGACCGCAAGAACCTGTCGATGCGCGGCATCGCCGCCAGCCTGTCCGACCAGGACATCGCCGACATCGCCGCCTACTACGCGCAGCAAGCCCCGGCCGACGGCAAATAAGGAAGCGCCATGAAAAAACTCGCCCTTGCCCTGTCCTGCGCCGCCGTGCTGCCCTTGTGCCTGCCGGCGGCTGCCGCCGCGGATGCCGCCAACGGCGCCGCGCTGGCCAAGAAATACAATTGCGCCTCCTGCCACGGCGCCGACTACAAGACCCCGATCGACCCCGGCTACCCGAAGCTGGCCGGCCAGCACGCCGACTACCTGGCGCATGCGCTGGCCGCCTACAAGCGCGGCGACAAGGGCATGAACGGCCGTAACAACGCGATCATGGCGGGCATGGCGCAGCCGCTGTCGGACCGCGACATGGCCGACATCGCGGCCTACCTGCACGGCTTGCCGGGGCCGCTGGTCGTACGCAAGTAAGCCGCAAGCAGGTCGCACGCATCACCTGCCCGCGTTCGCGGGTAGAATACCGCCTTCTCCGGTTCCACCGGGATCCCTCCAGCCGCTCGCCGGCCGGAGGGATTTTTGTTTTGGCGCGCTGCTCCGTCCATCCGGCGCAGGCGTGCTCCCGTCTTCCATCCCATCCGCCCGTCCGCATCAGGAGTCGCCGTGCCGCCCGCCGTTTCACCGTCATCCATTTCCCCATCCGGGCTGTCGCCCGCCCACGTCAAGACCAACCTGCTGAGCGGCCTGACGGTCGCGCTGGCGCTGGTGCCGGAAGCGATCGCGTTCGCGCTGGTGGCGCACG
The genomic region above belongs to Massilia forsythiae and contains:
- a CDS encoding gamma-glutamyl-gamma-aminobutyrate hydrolase family protein, translating into MPQLDAHQDGALPSGGKADASGKGCRSVSKRHFFSIQIVRGHGRRYSGAMAEDIDKPQGAPDPEAPSGPGGPARVPDRRARGGAARYLRSSDTPWNLAGRVLQSRWRALTDRFQRDFMRRTLRIGVSARIYHPEPGATGLRSKNLQYLEESIAQWVMSRDVLVFMVPTVNTNGLLHPSNITLRHYARHLDGLVLQGGADVSPMTYSETPTRPEWNGDRARDLYELELLHEFVDAGKPVLGICRGCQLINVAFGGTLYQDVATNLPGSRPHVHDLYDAHRHDIVFPPGSSLAGMFPRNQRAVVNSIHHQAVKDLGRDIHVEAMSDPDGVVEAIRYQRAPFVMGLQWHPEFHRAGGGELLDCTPVLDEFLRAARETRL
- a CDS encoding YbdK family carboxylate-amine ligase; translated protein: MPLEPFTSSEPLTFGVELELQLASLSDFDLTPASTDLLHLLKRKPFPGNVTLEITESMIEINSSVQTRHGPLLAELGAIRDTLVAASDMLNIGICGGGTHPFQHWSEQRISSKARFQELSSLYGYLAKQFTVFGQHVHIGCANGDDALYLLHALSRYIPHFIALSASSPFVQGQDSGFDSARLNSVYAFPMSGRAPFTLRWDDFAGVYFAKMERTGIVRSMKDFYWDLRPKPEYGTIELRVCDTPLSVERAAALAAYLQAICRHLLLRRAAAAPSDDAPSEDAPSEDDYLVYNYNRFQASRFGLDGVVTHPKTYASVPLRDDILATLGLLEPHARALDSLDALRDLADAVTHGSDASWLREQYRRQGSAEGMVNAAIGRFRGEWRTR
- a CDS encoding cation:proton antiporter, producing the protein MAQLQGILASLAWPFAITVAWLAGEFGQRWSGLPRISFYGLAGFALAAGQLGVLPPAGVGNALLLADVGFALVLFELGYRINLRWLRTNPWIGIAGLAEAGLTGIAVFLIARAFGVAGIHALMLASLSMATSPATVVRVINEQKSSGQVTERALHLCALDCVLAVFAFNASVGLWIFRTFEDVGDALWNSLAMLGVSAFAGTVFGIAVPAVLRLLGKMTQDATAAFALAVILLVSMAYALGLSPVVAALAFGLTARHRRVAFSQAQRNFGALGELLTVVLFVYVASTLDWRRVAAGGALALALVLILARLLTKTAGVTAFAHLSGISWRKGVLTGVALAPLSVFAILMLEHARHAGVQVVEELRAMAAVTMLLEVFGPVILQRALAWAREIPATGPETPPDARPENRHAA
- a CDS encoding CPBP family intramembrane glutamic endopeptidase: MPPRLYVPSSTRPPIGLAAQLLASLAAGVLALVIIHVSGTPLRALFAGPVRPAYQMLIGQGLALVGGALVYGLWRVDAHYALAAMQRRYRRLDLRGHNPLLIALAAAFGEELLLRAALQPLLGIWIVSLLFVLAHVPLDQLRRLERAALVQAAGVFAAGVALGFVFARVGLLAAMVVHWWAAIVSLVLARSSVEQG
- a CDS encoding vWA domain-containing protein, which translates into the protein MLIDFFYALRDARVPVTIQEFLTLLEALQRQVIPPSLDDFYHLARLALVKDEAHFDKFDRAFGSYFKGIESVFEDRQSVPLDWLVKRLARELTPQQKAQLQKFGYDKLLERLQQLLDEQKERHEGGSKWIGTGGTSPFGNGGVNPEGIRIGGAGGRRSAVKVWEQREYRDYDGERELGTRNLKVALRRLRRFARQGAADELALDDTIRATANNAGWLDVRMRPERRNRIKVLMLLDVGGSMDDHVERTEELFSAAQSEFKHLDFFYFHNCVYEHLWKHNGRRHSERMPTRDVLRTYPPDTRLLFVGDATMSPYEILAPGGSVEYHNDEAGAEWLARLCNAFPKFAWLNPEPEHLWQYRQSIAIVRQIVGERMFPVTIDGLERAMRLLGK
- a CDS encoding GNAT family N-acetyltransferase; this translates as MIRVDPVTLAFNGVRLEPLAPHHADGLRAAAADGELWTLRVTSVPAPQETGQYIRTALETSNRCAFAVIDAASGTVIGSTSYHDILPAVDRVEIGYTWYAGSRQRSHVNTSCKLMLLAHAFDTLGCAVVGLRTDNLNLASQAAIERLGAGKDGVIRHSALRRDGSVRDTVMYSILRSEWPAIRTRLHARLNAYGPAC
- a CDS encoding AAA family ATPase — encoded protein: MTAPRRFDGSDSYVATDDLKLAVNAALTLGRPLLIKGEPGTGKTMLAEEVAAALGMPLLQWHIKSTTKAQQGLYEYDAVSRLRDSQLGDERVRDIHNYIVKGVLWQAFTAPEPVVLLIDEIDKADIEFPNDLLRELDRMEFHVYETRETVTATHRPLVIITSNNEKELPDAFLRRCFFHYIRFPDRDTMAAIVDVHYPQLKQELLAAALHSFYELREVAGLKKKPSTSELLDWLKLLLAEDIPPEALQAQDGKAAVPPLHGALLKNEQDVHLFERLVAMARRNR
- a CDS encoding c-type cytochrome; this translates as MKKPLAVAVRTAVLATALASLAGAAGAADIVANPKAAPNKIEQCIGCHGIPGYKAAFPEVFQVPMIGGQSARYIEAALQAYKKGDRKNLSMRGIAASLSDQDIADIAAYYAQQAPADGK
- a CDS encoding c-type cytochrome, with the protein product MKKLALALSCAAVLPLCLPAAAAADAANGAALAKKYNCASCHGADYKTPIDPGYPKLAGQHADYLAHALAAYKRGDKGMNGRNNAIMAGMAQPLSDRDMADIAAYLHGLPGPLVVRK